One window of Microcoleus vaginatus PCC 9802 genomic DNA carries:
- a CDS encoding GAF domain-containing protein — translation MDLLKIENVKVMFDRANLLDRIANRIRRSLELPEILSATAAEVQSFLGTDRVKIYKFHSDGSGEVIAESINGNRLPSLLGLHFPADDIPPHARELFAQVQVRSIVDIDSGLLGQSPHRDPVSGQLLPDEVRFRAVDPCHAEYLTALGVKACLVVPIFHGEEFWGLLVSHHSESRSVAEHQLQGVQMVADQLGVAIAQSTLLAQARAKAQREAAVNRVAAALNSQPAIELQTALVESVAALDAAGGRLCIFATPFIFDSSKVTNLVPYSDSSNRELTVYTCGSGPKMGILAKYPQVEQYSVWHEYFKSGEQQVWAIPDLYQISNLRSLQPAFRSTKIRSILIVPLRTRQQIFGYLTIFREEFDTETLWARQFDSDGRLAQSRISFEAWKESKNAQIREWKGEEIELFQIFGSHFSNAINHSQLDQQIEELNTNLENQVQKRTAQLQQLTQQQRVLFEVVAKMRQSLDLNKIFSTMSQEVRRALNADRVAVYRFDPASEFNDGEFVAEDVLPDFVSAMAVKVHDRCFGENYANLYSQGRVHAMSDIRQAGLQDCYEQVLEQFQVKATLVAPIMKGKDLWGLLCVHQCSAPRNWESSEIKFATQISAQLSIALEQADLLAQTQQQAVELQRAAEQERILFEVVAKIRQSLDLNTIFSTTTTELRRILKADRVGVYRFDTDSNFNEGQFITEDVLPDFPSAMDVKIRDQCFGENYANKYSQGRIQVLPDIESAGLSDCHAAILAQFQIRSQVIMPLMNGSELWGLLCLHQCDSSRNWKTSEIQFATQVGSQLSVALEQADLLAKTRQQTVDLQAAAEQQRILFEVVAKIRESLDINAIFKTATQEVCQFMQVDRIAVYRFNPDWGGQYVAEFVKDGWIKLIGEGISTVWQDTYLQENRGGRYVNNETLAVDDIYQACHSECVVGILEQFQVKAYAIAPIFVGQELWGLLTAYQHSGPRCWESSEVNFLAQIANQLGVAIQQADLLAQTRRQAEQIAQSLKDLQHTQAQLIQTEKMSGLGQLVAGIAHEINNPVNFIYGNLNHASEYTASLVSLLELYQQQYPDSSPEIDKLSEDIDVDFLLEDLPKLLLSMKVGADRIRQIVLSLRNFSRLDESQMKAVDIHEGIDSTLLILQHRLKSNADSANIVLVKEYGTLPLVECYVGQLNQVFMNVIGNAIDALDSHKLLADQSVAPQIKISTSVGKLNGTIPSAVIRISDNGTGISESMRKRIFDPFFTTKSVGKGTGLGLSISYQIVVEKHGGVLKCNSELGKGTEFAIEIPLRQQPAVITD, via the coding sequence ATGGACTTATTAAAGATCGAAAATGTCAAGGTGATGTTCGATCGAGCAAATTTGCTCGATCGCATCGCAAACCGCATTCGCCGCTCTCTAGAACTGCCAGAAATTCTGAGCGCAACAGCAGCGGAAGTTCAATCGTTCTTGGGAACAGACAGAGTAAAAATATACAAGTTTCATAGCGACGGCAGCGGTGAAGTGATTGCCGAATCAATTAACGGCAACCGCTTGCCATCCCTATTGGGTCTGCATTTTCCAGCAGACGATATTCCCCCTCACGCCCGTGAACTGTTCGCGCAAGTACAGGTGCGATCGATCGTCGATATAGATTCCGGGCTGCTAGGCCAAAGTCCCCACCGCGACCCGGTTTCCGGCCAACTGCTGCCCGACGAAGTGCGCTTTCGCGCGGTTGACCCCTGCCATGCTGAATACTTGACTGCACTCGGCGTCAAGGCTTGCTTGGTAGTACCAATTTTTCACGGCGAAGAATTCTGGGGGTTGTTGGTATCTCACCACTCCGAGTCCCGGAGTGTCGCAGAACACCAACTGCAAGGCGTTCAGATGGTGGCAGATCAGCTCGGCGTCGCCATAGCCCAATCAACCCTCCTCGCCCAAGCGAGGGCGAAAGCTCAACGGGAAGCTGCTGTCAACCGCGTCGCCGCAGCCCTTAACTCCCAGCCGGCGATTGAACTCCAAACAGCTTTGGTAGAATCGGTAGCAGCACTAGACGCCGCCGGCGGCAGGCTGTGCATTTTCGCCACACCATTCATTTTCGACAGCAGCAAGGTTACGAATCTAGTTCCCTATTCGGATAGCTCGAATCGGGAACTCACAGTCTACACTTGCGGCTCAGGGCCGAAGATGGGAATTTTGGCAAAATACCCGCAGGTGGAGCAATACAGCGTTTGGCACGAATATTTTAAATCCGGCGAGCAACAGGTTTGGGCAATTCCCGACTTGTACCAAATTAGCAATTTGAGAAGCCTGCAACCTGCATTTCGATCGACCAAAATTCGCAGCATTTTAATCGTACCGCTCAGAACCCGCCAGCAAATATTCGGTTACTTGACCATTTTTCGAGAAGAATTTGACACCGAAACTCTCTGGGCCAGACAGTTTGATAGCGACGGGCGGCTCGCCCAATCTCGGATATCTTTTGAAGCGTGGAAAGAGTCAAAAAATGCCCAAATTCGCGAATGGAAGGGTGAAGAAATTGAATTGTTCCAAATTTTTGGCAGCCACTTTTCTAATGCTATTAACCACTCCCAACTCGATCAACAAATAGAGGAACTTAACACAAATTTAGAAAATCAAGTTCAAAAACGCACCGCTCAACTGCAGCAGTTGACCCAACAGCAGCGAGTGCTGTTTGAAGTGGTGGCAAAAATGCGGCAATCCCTCGACTTGAACAAGATTTTTAGCACGATGTCCCAGGAAGTGCGGCGGGCTTTAAATGCCGATAGAGTTGCGGTTTACCGCTTCGATCCCGCGTCGGAATTTAACGACGGCGAATTCGTTGCCGAAGATGTTTTGCCAGATTTTGTGTCAGCCATGGCAGTCAAAGTGCACGATCGCTGCTTTGGAGAAAACTACGCCAATCTCTACTCTCAGGGGCGAGTTCACGCAATGTCCGACATCAGACAGGCCGGACTGCAAGATTGTTATGAGCAAGTATTGGAGCAATTTCAGGTCAAAGCTACTTTAGTTGCACCGATTATGAAAGGCAAGGATCTTTGGGGGTTGCTGTGCGTGCACCAGTGTTCGGCTCCCCGCAACTGGGAATCTTCCGAAATTAAGTTTGCTACCCAAATTTCCGCTCAGCTCAGCATCGCCTTAGAACAAGCAGATTTACTCGCTCAAACTCAGCAGCAAGCAGTTGAGTTGCAGCGAGCAGCAGAGCAGGAGCGAATACTGTTTGAGGTAGTTGCTAAGATTCGACAATCTCTAGATTTAAATACAATTTTTAGCACGACAACTACAGAATTGCGCCGGATTTTAAAGGCCGATAGAGTGGGCGTTTATCGCTTCGATACGGACTCAAATTTTAATGAAGGCCAATTTATTACCGAAGATGTTTTGCCAGATTTTCCTTCAGCAATGGATGTGAAAATTCGCGATCAGTGTTTTGGAGAGAACTATGCAAATAAATACAGCCAGGGACGCATTCAAGTGCTGCCAGATATTGAAAGTGCGGGACTATCCGACTGCCACGCTGCTATTTTAGCTCAATTTCAAATTAGATCTCAAGTGATTATGCCGCTGATGAATGGCAGCGAGCTTTGGGGCTTGCTGTGCCTGCACCAGTGCGACAGTTCGCGCAATTGGAAAACTTCGGAAATTCAGTTTGCTACGCAAGTAGGATCTCAGTTGAGCGTAGCATTAGAACAAGCAGATTTGCTCGCTAAAACGCGCCAGCAAACGGTCGATTTGCAGGCGGCAGCCGAGCAACAGCGGATACTGTTTGAAGTGGTGGCAAAGATTCGAGAATCTCTCGATATCAACGCAATTTTTAAGACTGCAACCCAAGAAGTTTGTCAGTTTATGCAAGTCGATAGAATTGCTGTTTATCGCTTTAATCCTGATTGGGGTGGCCAATATGTGGCAGAGTTTGTGAAAGATGGCTGGATAAAATTGATAGGGGAAGGTATCAGTACGGTTTGGCAAGATACTTATTTGCAGGAAAACCGAGGTGGCAGGTATGTCAATAATGAAACTCTAGCCGTTGACGATATATATCAAGCTTGCCACTCGGAGTGTGTTGTCGGTATTTTAGAGCAATTTCAAGTGAAGGCTTATGCGATCGCGCCGATTTTTGTAGGACAAGAACTTTGGGGTTTGCTCACAGCCTATCAACATTCTGGACCCCGCTGTTGGGAAAGTTCAGAAGTTAACTTTTTAGCTCAGATTGCCAATCAGTTAGGCGTAGCTATCCAACAAGCCGATTTGCTAGCTCAAACCAGACGCCAAGCAGAACAAATCGCTCAAAGTTTAAAAGATTTGCAGCACACTCAAGCTCAATTGATTCAAACTGAAAAAATGTCTGGTTTGGGGCAACTGGTAGCTGGGATTGCTCACGAAATTAACAATCCGGTTAATTTTATTTACGGCAATCTCAATCACGCTAGTGAATATACTGCTAGCTTAGTGAGTTTGCTGGAACTTTACCAGCAGCAATATCCCGATTCTAGTCCTGAAATAGACAAATTGAGTGAAGATATTGACGTGGACTTTCTGCTAGAAGATTTGCCAAAATTGCTATTGTCAATGAAGGTGGGAGCAGATCGCATCCGTCAAATAGTTCTGTCTTTAAGGAATTTCTCTCGTCTTGACGAAAGTCAAATGAAGGCGGTTGATATTCACGAAGGGATTGACAGCACGCTGTTAATTTTACAGCACAGGCTGAAATCTAATGCGGACAGTGCAAACATTGTGCTAGTGAAAGAATACGGCACTTTGCCTTTGGTTGAGTGTTATGTTGGACAGTTGAATCAGGTGTTTATGAATGTAATTGGGAATGCGATCGATGCTTTAGATTCGCACAAGTTGCTTGCTGACCAATCGGTGGCTCCTCAAATTAAAATCTCTACTTCTGTCGGGAAACTTAATGGCACTATTCCTAGCGCGGTGATTCGGATTTCTGACAACGGCACGGGAATTTCGGAATCTATGAGAAAACGCATATTTGACCCTTTTTTCACCACTAAGTCGGTGGGGAAAGGTACAGGATTGGGACTGTCAATTAGTTACCAAATTGTGGTAGAAAAACACGGTGGCGTTTTAAAATGCAATTCGGAATTGGGGAAAGGTACTGAGTTTGCAATCGAGATTCCGCTTCGACAGCAGCCAGCAGTCATTACTGATTAG
- a CDS encoding helicase, which yields MQHNKKRLSWFESGKSLQYIIDLLQEAKQKIRIATGFFTIKGWNLIRHYTTGKKTYLLVGLDDPGEQRARMALIQEIMRDLRTGLDRDRRNSVRDLVKKIESNQFEIVDARAKDHHNKLYIFDERAAIQTSSNLTGKGLIEQVEGGNIITKKSEVIDLIQEFDNFFNKAHDLTQDLLEILRKWLEFATPWDIYLKTLLTLEQIKPVKTTYSKKPLIYQQDMISLTLSQIYEHGGSMLVASTGLGKTVMGTLIAVQLKAEDFIDKVIIICPMPVKASWRKEMRDASISADFFTLETLDKEDSNKASDLDMWEDFIKDIRSGKGRYLLIFDESHKLRKRYPDQFGNKYSKIERRRERKAFTRINEVVNEFGNSERVKVLLLTGSPYATDIDNINVQLHLLPHTAETSVLFPHFFDDACAWKIEESSKFTQLPVAHQLTTPHVAKYYGQSDEKGRYINFGEEKKYFPDVFLFTISFPVILESELSSVITQGYFDLNIPNPIYRKNIVSLIKKAWASSPLALKESLESVVDTPEGEKSFNLDKSEFVISQEQRQEVLNPIISNLHKLKQQQDKKLQNLLNIIDFHCPQEKLVIFCERYPTAFYLEEAITLLKSSLRIFSTIEKSKDAKYQPKTLKNVEKAIEKFAPIANNSSPNSQDTYDIFITTDNYGIGVNMQDASVVVNYDIAWTPIEPIQRAGRILRLWDDFRTVRIYTFIPILTDTKELQDEVVDIGKRWDKLMQRHEESRKLTDLPVLTSDKKQLINMPDFASGTKVKKGILNLQQADDKDVSRYYQHTRKLHSYRDYAETLESDLVSALNYSGEFIFIYILLKHKDDYKILLYDQQKEKLRSPSHEDILNLIECTPETEVALVEANIVEELADVVIRKWCQQNQIYEEDVSRECTLYLKPKDNENYIKQLLRYERPDESEAADWTRPDHPPG from the coding sequence ATGCAACACAATAAAAAACGTTTAAGTTGGTTTGAATCAGGTAAATCATTGCAATATATTATTGATCTGCTACAAGAAGCTAAACAAAAAATTCGGATTGCTACAGGATTTTTTACAATTAAAGGATGGAACTTAATCCGTCATTACACTACAGGTAAAAAAACCTATCTTTTAGTTGGCTTAGATGATCCTGGTGAACAACGAGCAAGAATGGCTTTAATTCAAGAAATAATGCGAGACTTACGAACAGGATTAGACAGAGATAGAAGAAATTCGGTTCGTGACCTTGTGAAAAAAATAGAGTCTAATCAATTTGAAATTGTTGATGCTAGGGCAAAAGACCACCATAACAAGCTTTATATTTTTGATGAAAGAGCTGCTATTCAAACCTCCTCAAATTTAACAGGAAAAGGACTCATCGAGCAAGTCGAAGGAGGAAATATTATTACAAAAAAATCTGAAGTGATAGACTTAATTCAAGAATTTGATAACTTTTTTAACAAGGCTCACGATTTAACCCAAGACCTACTAGAAATTTTGAGGAAATGGTTAGAATTTGCTACACCTTGGGATATTTATCTAAAAACACTCTTAACTTTAGAGCAAATTAAACCAGTTAAAACTACTTATAGTAAAAAGCCTCTCATTTATCAACAAGATATGATTTCTTTAACATTAAGCCAAATTTATGAACATGGTGGCTCAATGCTAGTTGCTTCAACAGGACTAGGTAAAACTGTGATGGGAACTTTAATTGCGGTTCAATTAAAAGCAGAAGATTTTATTGATAAAGTGATTATTATTTGTCCTATGCCTGTTAAGGCTAGTTGGCGTAAAGAAATGCGAGACGCTAGTATATCTGCTGATTTTTTTACTCTGGAAACTTTAGATAAAGAAGATTCAAATAAAGCAAGCGATCTGGATATGTGGGAGGATTTTATTAAGGATATCCGCTCAGGGAAAGGACGTTATTTATTAATATTTGATGAAAGTCATAAGTTAAGAAAGCGTTATCCCGATCAATTTGGAAATAAATATTCTAAAATTGAAAGAAGAAGAGAAAGAAAAGCATTCACTAGAATCAATGAAGTTGTGAATGAATTTGGAAACTCCGAAAGAGTGAAAGTTTTATTATTAACAGGTTCCCCTTACGCCACAGATATTGATAATATTAATGTTCAACTTCATTTATTACCTCACACAGCCGAAACTTCTGTTTTGTTTCCGCACTTTTTTGATGATGCTTGTGCTTGGAAAATTGAAGAATCAAGTAAATTCACACAATTACCTGTTGCTCACCAATTAACAACTCCCCACGTTGCTAAATATTATGGTCAATCAGATGAAAAAGGACGTTATATCAATTTTGGAGAAGAAAAAAAATATTTTCCTGATGTTTTTCTTTTTACTATTTCTTTTCCTGTAATTTTGGAATCTGAGTTAAGTTCAGTAATCACTCAAGGCTATTTTGATTTAAACATACCTAATCCTATATATCGAAAAAATATTGTTAGTCTTATCAAGAAAGCCTGGGCAAGTTCTCCTTTAGCATTAAAAGAAAGTTTAGAAAGTGTTGTTGATACCCCGGAAGGAGAAAAATCATTTAATTTGGATAAGTCTGAATTTGTAATTTCACAAGAACAACGTCAAGAAGTTTTAAATCCAATTATTAGTAATCTACATAAATTAAAACAACAACAAGATAAAAAGCTCCAAAATTTGCTGAATATTATAGATTTTCACTGTCCTCAAGAAAAATTAGTTATTTTTTGTGAACGTTATCCTACTGCTTTTTACTTAGAAGAAGCAATTACATTGTTAAAGTCATCTTTAAGAATATTTAGCACGATTGAAAAAAGTAAAGATGCTAAATATCAACCAAAAACTTTAAAGAACGTAGAAAAAGCAATTGAAAAATTTGCTCCCATTGCCAATAATAGTTCTCCAAATAGTCAAGATACTTATGATATATTTATCACTACTGATAATTATGGCATTGGCGTTAATATGCAGGATGCCTCAGTTGTAGTTAATTATGACATAGCATGGACTCCTATTGAGCCGATTCAAAGAGCCGGAAGAATTTTAAGACTTTGGGATGATTTTCGGACTGTAAGAATATATACTTTCATTCCAATTCTTACAGATACAAAAGAATTACAAGATGAAGTTGTAGATATAGGTAAACGTTGGGATAAGTTAATGCAACGCCATGAAGAATCTCGAAAACTAACTGATTTGCCTGTTTTAACATCAGATAAGAAACAATTAATTAATATGCCAGATTTTGCTTCTGGTACTAAAGTTAAAAAGGGAATCTTAAATCTTCAGCAGGCCGATGATAAAGACGTTTCTCGTTATTATCAACATACTCGGAAACTACATTCCTATCGTGATTATGCGGAAACTCTCGAAAGTGATTTGGTTAGTGCTTTAAATTATTCAGGTGAATTTATTTTTATATATATTCTTTTAAAACATAAGGATGACTATAAAATATTACTGTACGATCAACAAAAAGAAAAGTTGCGTTCTCCTTCACATGAGGATATTCTAAATTTAATTGAATGTACTCCTGAAACTGAAGTTGCTTTAGTAGAGGCGAATATAGTAGAAGAGTTGGCTGATGTTGTTATTAGAAAATGGTGTCAGCAAAATCAGATTTATGAAGAAGATGTGAGTAGAGAATGCACATTATATTTGAAGCCCAAGGATAATGAAAATTATATCAAACAATTGCTGAGGTATGAACGCCCTGACGAGTCTGAGGCTGCTGATTGGACGCGACCCGACCATCCGCCCGGTTGA